A stretch of Thermodesulforhabdus norvegica DNA encodes these proteins:
- a CDS encoding tRNA1(Val) (adenine(37)-N6)-methyltransferase: MEITRDTLFGGRLVVYQRRRGYRFSVDSVILAGLTRVKDGDVVLDLGCGCGVVGLILLYRHPGVKVIGVEIQESLYELADMNIRENGYHGRMILHRGDFRDIDKFLDPESVDLVVSNPPYRRVNTGRLNPDEEKAVARHELFATIDDVFSVAARVLKPKGRVSLIYPAFRLDDLIVSAWKRGFRPKRLTVIYSDSESPGMLVHAECVKGAGQEVRIAPPFCIYERDSKNYTPEMQKFYEP; the protein is encoded by the coding sequence ATGGAAATTACACGGGATACTCTTTTTGGAGGGCGGCTGGTTGTTTATCAGAGAAGAAGAGGTTACCGATTTTCCGTTGATTCGGTAATTCTTGCAGGTCTTACCCGTGTAAAGGATGGTGATGTTGTCCTGGATCTCGGTTGTGGTTGTGGTGTCGTTGGGCTTATACTTCTTTACCGCCATCCCGGGGTGAAGGTCATAGGGGTTGAAATTCAGGAGTCTTTGTATGAACTTGCCGACATGAATATCAGAGAAAACGGATACCACGGAAGAATGATTCTTCACAGGGGTGACTTTCGTGATATAGATAAATTCCTGGATCCGGAAAGCGTTGATCTTGTTGTTTCCAATCCACCTTACCGTCGGGTGAATACCGGACGGTTGAATCCTGATGAAGAGAAAGCGGTGGCACGTCATGAGCTTTTTGCAACCATCGACGATGTTTTTTCCGTTGCGGCAAGGGTACTGAAACCAAAAGGCAGGGTGTCTTTGATTTATCCGGCTTTCCGGCTTGATGACCTGATAGTTTCGGCGTGGAAACGGGGGTTTCGCCCGAAGCGACTTACCGTGATTTATTCGGATTCCGAAAGTCCGGGCATGCTTGTACACGCCGAATGTGTCAAGGGAGCCGGTCAGGAAGTACGGATTGCGCCGCCCTTTTGCATTTATGAAAGAGATTCAAAGAATTATACTCCGGAAATGCAGAAGTTTTATGAACCCTAG